The sequence below is a genomic window from Halosolutus gelatinilyticus.
GCCGGCTGCAGCGTGACCTCCCGCTGTGGGAACGGGATCTCGACGTCCGCCGCGGTCAGTTCCTTGTACATCGCCCGGTTGAGTCGGTGCTGCGCCTTCTTCTCCCGGATCGGCGAGGCCACCCAGCAGAGGAGTTCGTATTCGAGCGCCGAGTCGCCGAACGCGCGAAATCGCATCCGCGGTCGCGGCGAGTCGAGGACGAGCGACTCTTCGTCCGCGATCTCCAGGACGAGTTCCTCGAAGGCGTCGACGTCCGTCCCGTAGGCGACCCCGATCGGCACTTTGAGCCGCTTCCGACGCTGGGGCGCCGACTGGTTGATCACCCTCGTGGCGTTCAGCGACGCGTTGGGGACGGTGACGAGCACTTCGTCGCGCATCATCAGCGTCGTCGATCGGACCCCGACCTTGACGACGGTCCCGGCCTCTCCCGTGTCCAGTTCGATGTAGTCGCCCAGCTTGTACGTGTCGTCGAAGTACAGCGCGATGCCGCCGAAGAAGTTGGCGACGGTGTCCCGGGCGGCGAACCCGACGGCGATGCCGGCGACGCCGGCCGCGCCGAGCAGCGGCGAGATGCTGTACTCCCACAGTGACAGCAGGATCCCGATCGTGCCGACGAACACGATCAACGTCCAGACGTTGGAGAAGACGGGCGCGAAGTCGAACCGCGAGCCCTTGTCCTTGACCTCCTCGACGAATCGGTTGACGACCCGGTTCGAGGCGAAGGCCCAGGCGACGACGATGATCGACAGCGACGGCTTGCCGAAGAACGTATCGAGTTGGTCGGGCGTGAGCAGGACGTTTTCGTTGACCGCCGTGAGCTGTGTGAGCACGTAGACGCCCGCCAGCGCGGCCGTCACCACGATCGGCGCCCGGAGCTCCTGGACGAGGATGTTGTCGTACTCCGTCTCCGTTCGGCCCGTGTACCGCAGCAGGGTTCGGAGGACGACGACTTCGAGTACCACCGCCAGCCCGAGCGAGAACCCCACCAGGAGCGCGGTCGCCTGCCAGGGGGGAACTCCCTCGAACAGCGAAGAGAGCGAGTCGAGAAGCGTATCGATCATGACAGAGACAGGGCAATGATCGACGTAACTGTTTCTGCAGTCTGAGCGTCACGTTTTCCTGATTCTCGGCGACGCGGTCGGCGGCCGGAAACGGGCGGGTTTATTCGATCCGGGACCCCAGCGGCGAACGAACCGCATGATCACCTCGTTACAGATCGAACGCTGGCTCCGGGAAGACGTCGGTCACCACGACGTGACGAACGACGTTCCTGGCGAGACGATCGGATCGCTCGTCGCCAACGAGCCGGGCACCGCCGCGGGCCTCGAGGCCGCAAGCGCCGTGTTCGAGTATCTCGACGTGGGCGTGCTCGAGGCCCTCGACGACGGGACGGAGATCGATCCCGGGGACGAACTCCTCCGCGTCGAGGGGCCCGCCCGGGAAGTCCTTCGGGGCGAACGGATCGCCGTGAATCTCGCGGGGCACGCCTCGGGGATCGCGACGCGGACGCGAGAAGCGGTCGATCGAGCCCGCACCGAATCCGACGACGTCCGGATCGCGGCGACCCGCAAGACGACGCCCGGACTCCGGGGTCTCGAGAAGCGCGCCGTCGTCGCGGGCGGCGGCGACACTCACCGGCTCGACCTCTCGCACATGGCGATGGTGAAGGACAACCACGTCGCCGAGCTGGGGCTGGAAGGGGCGATCGACCGCTTTCAGGCGCGGGCGTCGTTCGCGACGAAGATCCACGTCGAGGTCGAGACCGTCGACGATGCGCCGCGGGCCGCCGCCGCGGGCGCGGACGTCGTCCTGCTCGACAACATGAGCCCCGACGAGACGCGGACGGCCGTCGATCGACTTCGCGACGACGGACACGACGCGGTGCTCGCGGAGGCCAGCGGCGGGATCACGATCGAGACCGTCGCCGACTACGCCGCGACGGGCGTCGACGTCATCTCGATGGGGGCGCTCACGCACTCGGCGCCGTCGCTCGATCTGTCGTTCCGGACCGGGCAGTAGGACGGCCTGGAGATCGACCGTCGCCGTCGACCTGCTCGCTGCGATCGCCCCGATCGACGGGTCGTTCGTCGTCCTTTTCCGCTCGAGCGACGAACGTCACCCGTGACCGACCCGATCCGAACCTGCGCGGACCACGGTTCGTTCGGCGGCGAACGAGAACGGTGCCCGGTCTGCAACGCGCCGGGTGCGCAGTTGCTGTCGGGAACCCAGCGTCGGCGGCTCTCGAAGTTCACGAGCGGCGCGCTCCGGCACTTCCCCGACGACGTCGGGCTGGAACTGGACGATCGGGCCTGGACGGCGTACGGCGACCTCGTCGCCGCGGTCGAGCGTAGGTACGACTGGGCTACCGCGGATCACGTCGCGGCGGTGATCGCGACGGATCCGAAGGGGCGATTCGAGCGAGCCGACGTCGACGGTGGCGACGGCGTCGCCGAGGGCGCCGATCGGGACGGGGACGATCGCGGTCGCGTCCGGGCCGCGTACGGCCACTCGATCGACGTCGACCTCGAACCGACGGACGCGCCGGTGCCGGACGAACTGTACCACGGAACCGACCCGGAAGCCCTCGCGTCGATCCGGACGTCGGGCCTCCGGCCGATGTCGCGCCAGCACGTTCACCTCTCGGGGAGCCCCGAGGTCGCCCGACGAGTCGGACGGCGCCACGCGAGCGCCCCCGTCGCGCTGGTCGTCGACGCTGCCGGACTGCTCGCGGACGGCCGCCGAATCGCGAAGCGAGGCGCGGAGACGTACACGACCGACGAGGTGCCGCCGGCGTACCTCTCGACGTTCTCGAAATCGCCGTCAGGGACCGATTTCGAGTGAGTGCCAGCGCGTTCGTTTTCGCACAGATTGTTTGGATAAAATATATTTGGCGGCGCTGAGTACCGTCCACCACTACCATGGACACCACGCACGACGCGTCTCAGGCGTCGATCGAGGACGGCCCGATCTCTCCCGAGTTGCTCGCCGCGGCGGTCGGCGCGTTCGACGTCGTCATGTTCGCGATCGTCGGACAGGTCGCGCTCGGGGATCCGATCGTCGGCGGGCTCGCCGGCGTCTTCGTCGGCGGCGGGATCTACCTGCTCCTTCCGGTGATGCTGAACGCCCAGGAAAACGACGGATCCGGGACGATGGAGTCCCCCGACGGGAGCAACCCGGTTCGCGGGCTCCACCGACTCGCCGCCGGATTCGCGCTGTCCGTCACGGGGCTGCTCGTGCTCGCGACCCAGCTCGCCGATGTCGCGCTCCCGATCGGTCTGGGCGGAGCGGCCCTCGCCGGCGCCGTGATCTATCTGGCGGCCGGGTTCGCGTTGCCGAACGCGAATCCGCGGCGGTGAGTTCGGCTCGCTCTCGTCAGCCGATCGGGGCCGGCCGCGAGGTGCCCGACGGTCGACTCGAGACTACGTCGACGCCGACCCGTCCGATCGCGATCGATCGAGAGCGGTCCGGTCGTTTGTAGTCCGGTCGGGCGCGGCATCGAGCGGTTTCTCCAGCAGGACGAACTCGAACGTGAAGGCGCTCTCCTCGGAGCAGTCGATCGGCTCGTAGCCGCGGCGCTCGTACCACTCGAGCAGGAACGGGTGGTCGGCGAACGTCGTGAGCCGCAGGCGCTCGCCGCCGCGATCGCCGACGAGCGTCTCGACGTGATCGAGGAGCCGCGTCGCGGTGCCCTCGCGCTGTCGGTCCGGAACGACAGCGAGGCGTTCGACGGTCGGCACCGATTCGCCGAGCAGTCGCACCGTGCCGATCACCTCGCCGCCGTCTTCGGCGACGAACGTGAGTCCGTCCGAGAGCCAGGATGCGACCGTCTCCGCGTCGACGTCGGTCAGCCGCGTTCGATAGCCGAAGTCGACCGCCGTCGCGTACGCCCGTCGGTAACAGCGGGCGATCGCCGCCGCGTCGCCGCGGGTCGCTCGACGGATCTCGGGAGCAGCGTTCACAGGTATCGAAAGGGACCGAGCGAGTAAAACATGTGCCAGATTCGATGCCGCTTTTCCCGAACCGGGGTAGCACGCGCTGGTTCTCGACAGCGGGTGGACCCCGGCCCTGACGGGGGCGGATCGGCGTCTACTGCTCCCGATCCCCGTTCGGCGATCCCGTCCGATCGCGTTCGCGGGGCGCTTTCGATATCGGATAGCGAATCGAAAGTGAGAATACCTTTATATTGCTGAATCAGTGGATATGACGAAGCCTGCGGAACCGGGGTCGGCGGCGCAGGGTGGCGGGACCGACGCGCGGGTGTCTCCGGACGCGGCCGCGGATCGGCGGCCGCGCGTCGACGGCGTCTCCGACGCAGATCCGGTTCCACCGCAGACAGCCCGCGAACGCGACGGCGCGTTCGTCCGAATCGACTCCAACGATTACGACTGACCGCACTCCAGCATCCAGTATGTACCTCATCATCGTCGGCGCGGGAAGCATCGGCTCAAATCTAATCGATCTCGCCGTTGGCGACGGTAACAACGTCGTCGTCATCGAGAACGACGAAGAACGTGCGAACGCCATCTCGGCCGAGTACGACTGTCTCGTGCTCAACGCCGACGCGACGAACCACGGCACGCTTCGGGACGCCGAGATCGATCGCGCGGACGCCGTCATCTCCACGACGGACATCGATGCCGTCAACATCATGGTGATGCTGCTCGCGCAGGAACACGACGTGCCGAACCTCGTCAGCGTCGTCCACGATCCCGAGAACCTGCCCGTCTTCGAGAAGATCGGCGTCAGCATGATCGAGAACCCGCAACGGCTGATCGCGGACCACCTCTATCACTCCGTCCGCTACCCGAACGTCAGCGACTTCGTCGAGCTCGACGAGGAGACGGAACTGGTCGAACTGACCGTTACCGTGAATGCGCCGATGAGCGGGCAGCGCCTCTCGGCGGCCCGTGAAACCGGTATCCTTCCCGAAGGGTGTCTCGTCGTCGCGCTCGAGCGCGACGGCGAAATTCGGGCGCCGAGGGGAGAAACGACGATCCACGCGGGCGACCAGGTGACGGTGTTCACCGACGACACGGCCCTGTCCGACGCCGTCGCGGCGTTCACCGGGGATCAGTGATGCGCGTGCGGTTTCGGACGGTCGGACGGGACGTCGGCCGGATCGTACAGATCGTCGCCCTCATGCCGTTGGTCTCGATCCCCGTCGCACTGATTCACGGCGAGTACTACGCCGTTCCGGCCCTCGTACTGTCGGGGCTCGCGATGCTCGCGATCGGCGTCGGCGCGACCCGCCGTTTCCTCGACGCGCCCGAACCGGACAAGCTCCACGGGATGCTCATCGCGGCCAGCGCGTGGGCCGTCGTCGGCGTGCTCGGCGGGCTGCCGTTGCTCCTCGTCGCGTGGACGGTCGCCGTCGATCCGTTCCCGGCCTGGGCGAATACGCCGCCGCTGACCGAGACGATCTCGGCTTTCCGCGATCCGCTGAACGCGGTCTTCGAGAGTCTCAGCGGCTTCACCTCGACGGGACTGACGATGGCCTACGCCGAGGAAGATCTCACCGCGACCATGCAGTGGTGGCGATCGTTCACCGAATGGATCGGCGGTGTCGGCGTCATCGTGCTGACGGTCGCCGTCCTCGCGCGGCCGGGCAGCGGCTCGCTCACGCTCTACCAGAGCGAGGCCCGATCGACGAAGATCCACCCGAGCGTCGTCTCGACGGTGCACGAGATCTGGAAGATCTACCTCGTGCTCACGATCGGGGGAATCGCGCTGTTTTTCGCCGCCGGGATGGAACCCTGGGGCGCGATCAACCACGCGATGACCGGCATCTCGACGGGCGGGTTCTCCATCTGGAGCGACTCGATCGGCTACTACGACAGCCCGCTGATCGAGTACGCCGTCGTCCCGGTGATGGTCGCCGGCAGCATCGCCTTCCCGATCCACTACCTGATCTTCAAAGGCGAACTGAAGAACCTCTATACGGATCTCCAGACCCGATGGGTCTTCATCTGGTTCGGCCTCGGCTCGATCGTCCTGACGGCGGTGCTCACCCTCCGCGGGACCTACGATACTGTAGAGGAGTCGTTTCGATACGGCCTCTTCCAGTTCGTCTCCGCCACGTCGAACGCCGGCTTCGGCACGACGGCGATCGGCGACGGTGCGGAACAGATCTGGACCGCGGACGCCACGCTGCTCCTCTGTGCCGGGATGCTGACCGGCGCCGCCGCCGGGTCGACGGTCGGCGGGATCAAACTCATCCGCGCGATCACCCTCGTGAAGGGGACCCGGTGGCGGATCGCCGGCGTGTTCACCCCGGATTCCGCGGTGCGCTACCTCCGGATCGGCGATCGCTCGCTCGACGAAACGCAGGCGAGCAGGGAGTTCGAGGAGGCGGCGATCGTCCTCGTCCTCTGGGTCGTCTTTCTTGCGATCGGTCTCGCCGTCCTGCTGGCGACGCTGCCGACGGACGTTCGGGTCGAGTACGCGCTCTTCGAGGTGATGAGTGCCCAGAGCACGGTCGGTCTCTCCGCCGGGATCACCGGCCCGGAGATGCCCATCCCGGCAAAACTGATGTTCCTCGTCAACATGTGGATCGGACGCTTAGAGATCATCCCCGTACTGGTCTTGCTCCGCGGCGCGTTCCTCCGCGCCGGGCTGTACCGCTGATCCGCGTCGCAGTCCGTCGCTCGCGCTCGTTCGTCGACGGTTCGACGCGGACCGGAAAGGCAGAATTCGATCGTCGTTCGCGGCTCGCGCGTCGACTATCGGGACGGCCGATCGAACAGATCGGTCGGCGGCCAACTCTCCAACTCCGTCGCGGCTTCGAGCAGCTGCGCGACGGATTCGTCGCGGGTGAGCGACACCGCTTCGTCGTCCCAATCGACGTCGATCACGCGCTTTTCCTCCAGCCGTGGCAGGTGCGAATGAACCAACCGGATGCGAGCGCGGTCGATCGTCCCGTCGTCGATCTTCTCGGAGGCGACGCTGTGGCGCCGAGCGGCCACCTGTCGCGAGAGACCGTCGATCGGCGCCGTCCCCTCGTGCTCGAGTAACTCGTGGAGCAGGAGCT
It includes:
- a CDS encoding mechanosensitive ion channel family protein, which produces MIDTLLDSLSSLFEGVPPWQATALLVGFSLGLAVVLEVVVLRTLLRYTGRTETEYDNILVQELRAPIVVTAALAGVYVLTQLTAVNENVLLTPDQLDTFFGKPSLSIIVVAWAFASNRVVNRFVEEVKDKGSRFDFAPVFSNVWTLIVFVGTIGILLSLWEYSISPLLGAAGVAGIAVGFAARDTVANFFGGIALYFDDTYKLGDYIELDTGEAGTVVKVGVRSTTLMMRDEVLVTVPNASLNATRVINQSAPQRRKRLKVPIGVAYGTDVDAFEELVLEIADEESLVLDSPRPRMRFRAFGDSALEYELLCWVASPIREKKAQHRLNRAMYKELTAADVEIPFPQREVTLQPANAEGGHDDAASATSIADGASAIGSERRSA
- the nadC gene encoding carboxylating nicotinate-nucleotide diphosphorylase; this translates as MITSLQIERWLREDVGHHDVTNDVPGETIGSLVANEPGTAAGLEAASAVFEYLDVGVLEALDDGTEIDPGDELLRVEGPAREVLRGERIAVNLAGHASGIATRTREAVDRARTESDDVRIAATRKTTPGLRGLEKRAVVAGGGDTHRLDLSHMAMVKDNHVAELGLEGAIDRFQARASFATKIHVEVETVDDAPRAAAAGADVVLLDNMSPDETRTAVDRLRDDGHDAVLAEASGGITIETVADYAATGVDVISMGALTHSAPSLDLSFRTGQ
- a CDS encoding RNA 2'-phosphotransferase; this encodes MTDPIRTCADHGSFGGERERCPVCNAPGAQLLSGTQRRRLSKFTSGALRHFPDDVGLELDDRAWTAYGDLVAAVERRYDWATADHVAAVIATDPKGRFERADVDGGDGVAEGADRDGDDRGRVRAAYGHSIDVDLEPTDAPVPDELYHGTDPEALASIRTSGLRPMSRQHVHLSGSPEVARRVGRRHASAPVALVVDAAGLLADGRRIAKRGAETYTTDEVPPAYLSTFSKSPSGTDFE
- a CDS encoding GNAT family N-acetyltransferase produces the protein MNAAPEIRRATRGDAAAIARCYRRAYATAVDFGYRTRLTDVDAETVASWLSDGLTFVAEDGGEVIGTVRLLGESVPTVERLAVVPDRQREGTATRLLDHVETLVGDRGGERLRLTTFADHPFLLEWYERRGYEPIDCSEESAFTFEFVLLEKPLDAAPDRTTNDRTALDRSRSDGSAST
- a CDS encoding potassium channel family protein, with protein sequence MYLIIVGAGSIGSNLIDLAVGDGNNVVVIENDEERANAISAEYDCLVLNADATNHGTLRDAEIDRADAVISTTDIDAVNIMVMLLAQEHDVPNLVSVVHDPENLPVFEKIGVSMIENPQRLIADHLYHSVRYPNVSDFVELDEETELVELTVTVNAPMSGQRLSAARETGILPEGCLVVALERDGEIRAPRGETTIHAGDQVTVFTDDTALSDAVAAFTGDQ
- a CDS encoding TrkH family potassium uptake protein encodes the protein MRVRFRTVGRDVGRIVQIVALMPLVSIPVALIHGEYYAVPALVLSGLAMLAIGVGATRRFLDAPEPDKLHGMLIAASAWAVVGVLGGLPLLLVAWTVAVDPFPAWANTPPLTETISAFRDPLNAVFESLSGFTSTGLTMAYAEEDLTATMQWWRSFTEWIGGVGVIVLTVAVLARPGSGSLTLYQSEARSTKIHPSVVSTVHEIWKIYLVLTIGGIALFFAAGMEPWGAINHAMTGISTGGFSIWSDSIGYYDSPLIEYAVVPVMVAGSIAFPIHYLIFKGELKNLYTDLQTRWVFIWFGLGSIVLTAVLTLRGTYDTVEESFRYGLFQFVSATSNAGFGTTAIGDGAEQIWTADATLLLCAGMLTGAAAGSTVGGIKLIRAITLVKGTRWRIAGVFTPDSAVRYLRIGDRSLDETQASREFEEAAIVLVLWVVFLAIGLAVLLATLPTDVRVEYALFEVMSAQSTVGLSAGITGPEMPIPAKLMFLVNMWIGRLEIIPVLVLLRGAFLRAGLYR
- a CDS encoding DUF7344 domain-containing protein — translated: MEQTEAFWILASVDRQLLLHELLEHEGTAPIDGLSRQVAARRHSVASEKIDDGTIDRARIRLVHSHLPRLEEKRVIDVDWDDEAVSLTRDESVAQLLEAATELESWPPTDLFDRPSR